In the Colletotrichum higginsianum IMI 349063 chromosome 7 map unlocalized unitig_7, whole genome shotgun sequence genome, one interval contains:
- a CDS encoding SPFH domain/Band 7 family protein: MSYRVAAPDEYLAITGMSVKTVKITKAAWVWPFQRCMRFSVQPHDYAMNLQAMTKEKLQFLLPVVFTVGPDVNQRGANATHQAGHSIAPSRDDDEDDHVSSNRREDRGDSLMKYAMLLADSGENKGGTMAHLENIVKGIIEGEVRVLVSSMTMEEIFTEREVFKRRIFKNIQSELDQFGLKIYNANVKELKDAPNSNYFESLSRKAHEGASNQARIDVAEAQLRGNVGESKRKGEQEREIAKIYAETAVQKTERDIERATAEANLDTRQASLSRDVEIARVEARRALESKDEDLKRQVELKRAAAEIERLRATDVVKATIEREARQQKADAEAYAIEADAKANFEKSQRETEATAYKTQKDADALTAAEFNRTTKTADANAYKSRQDAEAHQYSAQLTAEAELALALKKAEGVAAMAEAYGKMAGAFGGPSGLLQYLMIENGTYVELAKANAGAIQGLQPKISVWNTGSQGGEGAGGGGNSGADTMRNIYQMLPPLMTTINEQTGITLPEWQFGKLNAGMEAMQGGKAQVNGNH, from the coding sequence ATGTCGTACAGAGTCGCCGCCCCCGATGAGTACCTCGCCATCACGGGTATGTCCGTGAAGACGGTCAAGATCACAAAGGCAGCATGGGTGTGGCCCTTCCAGCGGTGCATGCGCTTCAGCGTCCAGCCCCACGACTATGCCATGAACCTGCAAGCCATGACCAAggagaagctccagtttctcctgcccgtcgtcttcaccgTCGGTCCGGATGTCAACCAGCGCGGCGCCAACGCTACGCATCAGGCCGGCCACTCTATTGCTCCAagccgcgacgacgacgaggatgaccATGTCTCCTCCAACCGCCGCGAGGACCGCGGTGACTCGCTCATGAAGTACGCCATGTTGCTCGCCGACTCGGGCGAGAACAAGGGCGGCACCATGGCCCACCTCGAGaacatcgtcaagggcatcaTCGAGGGTGAGGTTCGTGTCCTCGTCTCGAGCATGACCATGGAGGAGATCTTCACCGAGCGCGAGGTTTTCAAGCGCCGCATCTTCAAGAACATCCAGTCCGAGCTCGACCAGTTCGGCCTCAAGATCTACAACGCAAAcgtcaaggagctcaaggacgCACCCAACTCCAACTACTTCGAGTCCCTGTCCCGCAAGGCCCACGAGGGCGCCAGCAACCAGGCCAGgatcgacgtcgccgaggcccagctgCGCGGAAACGTCGGCGAGTCCAAGCGCAAGGGAGAGCAGGAGCGGGAAATTGCAAAGATCTacgccgagacggccgtcCAGAAGACGGAGCGCGACATTGAGcgcgccaccgccgaggccaacCTCGACACCCGCCAGGCCTCCCTCAGCAGGGACGTCGAGATCGCCCGCGTCGAGGCCCGCCGCGCCCTCGAgtccaaggacgaggacctcaAGCGCCAGGTCGAGCTcaagcgcgccgccgccgagatcgagcgcCTGCGTGCcaccgacgtcgtcaaggccaCCATCGAACGCGAGGCCCGCCAGCAgaaggccgacgccgaggcctaCGCCATTGAGGCCGATGCCAAGGCCAACTTCGAGAAGAGCCAGCGCGAGACAGAGGCAACGGCCTACAAGACCCAAAAAGACGCCGACGCTCTTACCGCCGCCGAGTTCAACCGCACCACCAAGACGGCAGATGCCAACGCCTACAAGTCCCgccaggacgccgaggcccaCCAGTACTCGGCCCAGCtgaccgccgaggccgagctcgccctggcgctgaagaaggccgagggcgtcgccgcgaTGGCCGAGGCCTACGGCAAGATGGCCGGCGCCTTCGGCGGCCCCTCGGGCCTGCTGCAGTACCTCATGATCGAGAACGGCACCtacgtcgagctcgccaaggccaacgccggcgccatccaAGGCCTGCAGCCCAAGATCAGCGTCTGGAACACGGGCagccagggcggcgagggcgccggcggcggcgggaacTCGGGGGCCGACACCATGCGCAACATCTACCAGATGCTGCCGCCCCTGATGACCACCATCAACGAGCAGACGGGCATCACGCTGCCAGAGTGGCAGTTCGGCAAGCTCAACGCCGGTATGGAGGCGATGCAGGGCGGCAAGGCCCAGGTCAACGGCAACCACTAA